The Lutibacter profundi region AGATAAAATAGGTATTATGCTACCTTGCAATGTAATTGTTGAAGAAGTGAAAAATGGAGATATTATTGTTTCTGCTGTTGACCCTATTGCTTCAATGGGAGCAGTTGAAAATAACAGTTTAGAAGATATAGCAAAGGAAGTTCAACAAAAACTTAAAAGAGTAATTGACAGTTTATAACCTCCTTTTTAACACATATTTAATAACATACTAAATAATAAATTATATCTTTGCACAACTTAATGAAATCATTTTTTGTAAAAATAGCAGCAATTTTAATGACTTTTGTAGTCCTTTTTTCTACAATGTCATTTACCATTCACCAACACTATTGCGGTGGCGAAGTGTTTGCTAGTGCACTATTTTCAAAAGCTGATTCTTGTAGTATGGATGAAGAAGCTCCTTCAAAAGAAGATTGTAATATAGGTAACATAGATTGTTGTGATACTATAATTAAAATATATAAAGGGCAAAATGAGTTAGAAACTACTGACGTTTTAAGTTTAAACTTCAATCAACAACTATTTGTTGCATCTTTTGTATACACCTATATTAATTTATTTGAAGGCTTAGAGACTAACATCATTCCTTTT contains the following coding sequences:
- a CDS encoding HYC_CC_PP family protein, yielding MKSFFVKIAAILMTFVVLFSTMSFTIHQHYCGGEVFASALFSKADSCSMDEEAPSKEDCNIGNIDCCDTIIKIYKGQNELETTDVLSLNFNQQLFVASFVYTYINLFEGLETNIIPFKNYSPPLLVTDIHIVDQVFLI